The Malus domestica chromosome 10, GDT2T_hap1 nucleotide sequence GGTCGGCGGATCGAATGAAAGATCAATGGGTAAAAATTAATAAgtgtatgtgagaagtaaaaagaatgTGTGAACAAGACTACctgtttttaagaaaaatggaCCATGAGGTttcaattttctcaaattgtaTCATGACGTTTGAGATTGTATCAATTTACACATTTTGTTTATTTGAACATCAATCCTCCATTAAATTGATAAGCTATTGAGTCAATGTATAGCAAATGTGGCTTACAAGTCAACTCAATTACAAGTCTTATACTCATCATGtcatcaatttaatgaatatttaaataattgattagacaaaaatgcaaaaatcattataatttcaaaaattttaagttgcactataagaaaattaaaatatcaTGCTCTGTGGGAATAGATTCACATGCATTAGTTCAGTAAACGTTTTAGATGATCATGAATTTTGGCCCCAAAAGTTTGTCCTGGAAAAGGGTACTTTGTGATGAAAAAAACCACATGGGAAATTCCTGAACTAAGAAGAAAACGCCACACATGCTAAAAGAAACACTACAATTCTACAATTACAGACTTATCATAAATACTATACAATTCATTAGTCACAGAGAACTCACATTGAACCAATACGAAAGATAAAAATAACACTCATGAAGACTAAACCCTGCAAGCCAAAGAACTATCGTAAAGTTACCACATGGAAAGCACCAATCTCCTTCTAGTGATCTTACCATCCTCAACAAAGAAGTCTTGCTATGAGCCACCTAACAAACATTGACAGATGCCAACAAATGTTGCTCTCGTCGTCTACAGAGGAAGATAGCGATCACTATTCCACATAGAATCTCTTCGAGAGAGTGAAAGAACCACAACCAGTCGATGAAGGATTGTCGACGATAAGGTAGGGGACAATGGATTTTTCTCTCTAGCAGCTAGGCATTTAGATGGCCTCCAGACAAACCAGTGATTCTATGTCCTCGTTCGTAAGACACTGTAATGTGCAAAACCAATCAACCATTGAGAGTTGATGATGGAATTAAGGTCTAACTAATTGGTTGTTACCTTCTTTGTCTCAGCCAATGCCTTGAAATGTCGAAGCACCTCGCCAAATTTGTTTTCTGCCAGATCATGACCAAGCTGAATAATAATACCAAAAAACCAATTAATTAGTATTACTAATGAGAAAAAGATTTACCAATAATTTtagacaacaaaaataaaaataaaaacctgcAAGAGGCGAGACTTCAAAGCATGACGATCATTGTAACAAAAacgagagagaaaaaaaaaaaattcaaatttccaaTCAATTGTTTTATTCCAATTGGTGTATACCAGACCAtgttttcgtcaaaatttgACGAACGCAAGTATTGAACGATGCCGGTTTCATTAGAATGGACAAAGCCAATATCTTCTGCCGAAAATCTCGTAGGTACTCTTACTTTTAAGAACTccatcctaaaaaaaaaaacagacaaaCACACACGAGATTTCtctttatatatacatatatttatgaaataattcattGTCTATAACTGTATATATCTTttactacaaattaaaattaaccTGGTGAACTCCACTAGCATGCGAGAAGATGTTGGCTCTCCAACTATAGCCTTATGTAGTTGTATAGAAGGTTCACTGTACTCTTCCACCTAATTATTATTGCATGTAAAAAGTTTTACCTTACAGAAATTGAATTAGTATTGGCACTCTAAAAAACAACATCCCGCCTTaatttttctcttctttaaGTTTAACATTACGGAGGAGTGCATGATGACAACTTTTTTCTAGAGaacaaacaacaaagaaaagtaaaaagaacaaaagaagaatTACCATCGTGTTGGTAGATACAATATGCATTGTATATATTCATGTGTGAAGTCCCCCAAATATGTTACCACGAGATTTGATGGCTATCACAAACTATACAAACATGTATAAGAAGAGTACTGTGACATATTTCATTGTTAAACTATTGTTAAACTACGGATTTAGAACATTGATTAGATAATTCCTTACTTAAATTACATAATATAAGCTATACTTATCATTGGTGACTAAAATAGAGATTTAATTCCTCTAAAGAAGCATTTACAGCCCCTTCACCAATGCCATTGATTGTGACTTCAAGTTGTCTGGCACCAGCATATGCACCCTATCAAAATTAGATTTGTATATTTCTtaatcaaaattaaatatatgtatatcttATTGGTGttgaaaattatatattataattaatattacaatatttaatttctatatgaatgaaaaataagagtCATGTGTCATAGttgaattcaaattcatgagTTGCGTTTGTTTGTTGGAACTTTAGGCAACAGTCACAATGCATCAAAAGGGGTGGCTTGAGTTCTTTATAAACTCAAACATCCCACATATCTAATGGACCAAAGATAAGAGTTTTCTCCAATGTCTTAGTAAATATCCGAGTCAtgtcttgagagtacggaatatatgaagttcgccagagtctgaagattgaagtgctttgacttcggattatagattgttgaatcctgagGGACGGACGCctaccgaactacaagcacaagagtagggacgaaattatgtctttaggacattgcatttatgcaagcctcaatctccaagtttgtcagttttttctaattttctctctagttgtttatattaatctcatatataattgatgttgtgaatttctttatgaccattatcattggaattatattattattttatatattttctaatattgctctaGGAACTTAATTAATCTGTGTATATAATTGTAATGGCATACTGCTATTGCATTGGCCGTGGCGAGGTCAAAATCGTTATGGCAATGTACGGATAtgattgcattttcatttgggATTCTGTTGGGAATATATTCGGGGTGAGTCGGTGGTTGTGGTTGGGACAGAGCGTAGCAGCAGCGcgttaagtttttttttgttttttttgttttagtgttttaactcAAGGGTAGCCTTGAACTTTCACACAGACTTTCGGTTAGATTTATAAGAAGTGAAAATTGTTGGCTGAGAATAATTAAAGGGGTAGAAAGAGTGGCTAGTTATGTAAATTTCTTAGGGGAGAGTTATAATTTGAATCTGATCTGTCGGCAGAGTGAAACGCAAAGCATGACATTGACAATGGTGGAGATCCCAGAGCAAAAGCTTTACGACGGAAATCGATTCCCGGCAGTTATATCTCCGACTCCGACTCCGACTCCAGCTCCAGCAGCAGCTGCTGCTGCTACCCCTCGTCTCACAGAAACCATCCAAGCGAACAAACAGTACATACAGGACCAGCTCCGAAAATCGGGGGCCGTACTCTTCAGGGGGTTTCCTGTAAATACGGCCTCGGACTTCAACGACGTCGTGGAGGCCTTCGGCTACGAAGAGAATCCTTACGTTGGAACTTGGAACTGCTCCTCGGACCAAGATCGTGGGTCGGGTTTTTACCGCCAACGAGGCCCCACCAGATGTCAAAATTCCATTTCACCACGAAATGGCTTTGGTAAGTGGCAACTATATAGTGCATTTCATTACTTTTCTATAACTAACCAGAGGGGGAAGAGTCCTAAATTATTACTATAATTAAGGTTAGAAACTCAAAATCCTATTCATTAGGATATTGAACCACATATAAGATATATAATACAGGATCATAACAATAGTTAAACCATTTTGTAGAATTTCTTCATTCAAACACACCctctatatgtgtgtgtgtgtatatatttatttattttttaattaacatCCTATATATGTATAACGTTATTTCAAGTTGCAGAACGtgttgtttttatttgttttccttGTGTGATGCTTATGACGTGTCGTTCAGTATCCAGAGTACCCATCCAAACTGTTATTCTTTTGTGAAGTAGAGCCTGTAAGTGGGGGTGAAACTCCCATTGTTCTAAGCCACATTGTGTACGAGAGGATGAAAAACAAACACCCGCaatttgttcaaaaattggAGGACCATGGATTGATATATACCAAGATTATAGGCCACCACGACGACCCTTCTTCCGCGATAGGCCGTGGCTGGAAGGCCACATTTGCGACCGAAGATAAGAACATAGTTGAACAAAGGTATTTATTTGTACTACTACATACTGAAAAGATGACTATGATAAGACGGTTACATAACGATAGGACTACATATTGGCAGGGTTTCTAAGGAGGGGTTTAGGTTGGAATGGTTGGATAATGGAGGAGTGAAAACAATCAAGGGACCGATCCTGGGCATCAAATGTGACAGCAGCACAGGGCAGCGCAAGACTTGGTTTAACAGCATCGTGATAGCATATACAGAGTGGAAAGGAGATGCAAGAAATGACCCTGAGAAGGTTGTCACATTCGGGGATGGCAGCCCGTTGGCAGCGGATATCATCTACGACTGCCAGAAAATTCTTGAAGTTGAAAGTGTGGCCATCCCTTGGCGCAAAGGTGATGTTTTGCTGCTGGACAATTTGGCCATTCTTCACTCCCGGAATCCATGTACTACACCTCGCAGAGTCCTTGCCGCCCTCTGCAAGTAGACTAGCTAATCAGCTGTATTAAACAACTAATCATATGTGTCCTCATATGTATCTATATTATAGTATGCCTTGTTTACAGAATTTGTGAAATAAAAAGCAAGAGTTGAGTTGTTGTGTTAGAACTTGGACTTGTTTGGTTGCCAAGAAAAAGGCAAAAGTAAGAAGAACCCTATATGATTGCTTTGTGTATCTTTCTTTTCTGCCCCTTTTAACCTTTTTTCTGGAGGTGTAAGATAATCCCACAAGATGAACCCGTCATTCCTCTTTAATTGCAAATAGTTTTTCTATCAAAGTTTGATTTGTATGCAGAGAGATTTATTTCGAATAAGGGTAAAAATGGAAGTATGAGGACATGAATGGAATTTTAAAAAAAGGGTTGTCTTCTCCAAGGTAACTAGGGTTGCTATTTACATAATTTTGTGTCTGATCTGGAAGCAATAATTAATCTCTGTCCCATGTTACACGATCGTACCTAACATGAATATTATATAATACcgggatcctctcctgagcagttcCCTAGGGATCCTAGAGATCCCgcaatcatgtccgttcatcgtatatcgtgcggtcaaaaattctttaaaatttaaattttaaaattcaaatatgaatagtatctaacgaaaactgacatCACGATATAAAATGAACGGACAAGATTGAGGGATCCCTAAAgaactgctcaggagaggatcctcgttCTATTATATAAACCACAAACGATTAAAGTATGGCAGCAAAACAATGACGGCTTGTTTTATTAATATCTCACATTTGTTAATTGCACTCCACATATTTAATACATTTTatatttactttttaaattaaaatttttcttaACACACCCCATGTATTTTCCAATACTACCCTCACACCTCACACCTCATATCTCATACACCCCACATCTCACATCATCAACTAATTAACCACACATCAACCTCTTCATCTCTTTCAAACAAAAGAATAATCCACATTTTAAAGACAATAAAGATGAATTAAATTGTTGTATAAAATCTCCATTTGCCGTTTGATTTATAAACATCCGTCAAATTTTCTTAAACAATCATGTTGGATTCTAAGAAGCCAGATGGACAAATGGTAGGAAATGTTCTTATAAGGTCATGTCAGTTCCAACCAGCCAAAAAAACAttgaatttcttcatcatcAAACAGCCACAAgaatattacatttaattacatcttaaaattttcaacattCTCTAGTTTTCTTCCTATTTCTTGGATTCCAATTAGAGCAGGGCTTCGCAAAAAGAAATTTTTATtccattatttaaataatttttttaatgtgaaaaCCAATGAATGAACGAGGAGCAGAACTCGATTTTTTGTTCCATTCATCAAAAGATATATTTTCATTAACTTGTTtgtatttttagggttttgtgtaAGAGAGGGTTTGAATATTCATTTCATATTAGAGTTACAAGTTGTTTAGTATTACAATTTTTAAATGGGATGTATTTAACATGTGGGGTGTGTTAATAAAAAatgaggtggattgtctgccctcccatttccatatACTCTTTTCATCCCCtactgtttgtgtggtcacagttaagccacgtcaatattttatattgatttttttataaaaataataaaacaaaaagtaataggaatataaaatgttaacgtaacttaaccgtgaccatataAAACAGTAGGAGATGATAATAGTATAAAAATGGGACGGCAGACAATCCacatccaataaaaaaaaaccaacaataATTACAAAGAAGACTCTTGAAGCAGCAGCTAACAACAGAGACGGAGACAGCATGGCATTGACAATGGTGGAGATCCCAGAGCAAAAGCTTTACGACGGAAATCGATTCCCGGCAGTTATATCTCCGACTCCGACTCCAGCAGCAGCTGCTACTCCTCGTCTCACAGAAACCATCCAAGCGAACAAACAGTACATACAGGACCAGCTCCTAAAATCCGGGGCCGTACTCTTCAGGGGGTTTCCTGTAAATACAGCCTCGGACTTCAACGACGTCGTGGAGGCCTTCGGCTACGAAGAGAATCCTTACGTTGGAACTGCTCCTCGGACAAAGATCGTGGGTCGGGTTTTCACCGCCAACGAGGCCCCGCCCGACCACAAGATTCCATTTCACCACGAAATGGTTCTGGTGAGTGTTACGCTATGTTTCCATTTTTATGTTAAACTTAAGGCTGAGCTCGGGAGTTCGATCCGAatctttataaaataaataaaactaagaaactaaagtaaaataaaaagaaatgaaaaatgaaataaaattcagTGTTGCAGTGGTTGTCTTCCATATTGAAGTTTGGTACAAAAATGTAATTAGGGGTATAATTTAGGGGGCATAACTATAGATAAACCTTCTACTGTGGTGTCTTACGAAGTGTCGTTTCAGTATCCAGAGTTCCCATCCAAGCTGTTATTTTTCTGTGAAATAGAGCCTGTAAGTGGGGGCGAAACTCCCATTGTTCTAAGCCACATTGTGTACGAGAGGATGAAAGACAAGCACCCGCAATTTGTCCAAAAATTGGAGGAACATGGCTTGATATATACCAAGGTTTTAGGCCAAGATTACGACCCTTCTTCTGCGATGGGTCGTGGCTGGAAGTCCACATTTGGGACCGAAGACAAGAACATAGCTGAACAGAGGTATTTATTTGTAGTATAAAATGTTTATTATTGCTAAGTATTTAAGCTTTAAACAATATGATCTGATAACAAATTGcagagaaacaaaacaaaaaaactatgCTAAGACGTATGGCTACGTAATGATAGGAACTGCATCTTGAATTATATGCAGGGCTGCTAAGCTGGGGTATGTGTTGGAATGGTTGGATGACGGAGTGAAAACAATCAGGGGACCGATCCCGGGCATCAAATGTGACAGCAGCACAAGGCAGCGCAAGGTTTGGTTTAACAACATCATGGCAGTATATTTAGGATGGAAAGATGATGCAAGAAATAGTGACCCTGAGAAGGCTCTCGCTTTCGGGGATGGCAGCCCCTTGGCTGCAGATGTCATCTACGACTGCCAGAAAATTCTTGAAGATGAAAGTGTGGCCATCCCTTGGCGCAAAGGTGATGTTTTGCTGCTCGATAATATGGCCGTCCTTCACTCCCGGAATCCATGCACTACACCTCGCAGAGTCCTAGCCTCCCTCTGCAAGTAGACTAGTAAGCTGTATCAAACAACTCATCATATGTCTCCTCATATGTCTGCATATATTATATGATAATGTCTTGCTTACAAAATATGTGAAATAAAAAGCAAGAATTGAGTTGGAGTTGTTAAGATTTGTTTGGTTGCCAAGAAACAgacagataaaaaaaataatcccgACAAGATGAACCCGTCATTCCTCATTACCTGCAAATCATTTGCTATTACTTTGATTTGTATGCAGAGAGAATTAATGTATGTCTgatacaaataaaataatgtacTCTTAATATATTATTAGGattcaaataaaatattttgtgaTTTGGAATTATATCCACACCGTTCATTCCTTACGTATTTATCATGGCTAATATGTAGTTTTGGTTGTTTCATTTACCTCCGATATATTGTTGAATACACTTCACATGCTGAATACACTCTACATACTTTTTCACACTACACTCGTTCTTCACACTTTCTGCATACACCTCGCATCTTCACGTACATCTCAAATCAACCTTGCGTACCTCATATTCGTtgttaaaaaagaagaaagagagtaaATAACCTACATAATTCCTCAATTTTTCTGCACATCTAGGTTTATGTCTATCTTAAGATTTAGGTTTCTATCCATTTGGCGGAGGATCAAGTTTTCATCTCTGTTTTACAAAGCCAAAAAACTGTAGTGAGAAAATGCAGATCTTCGTTTATTGAAGTTTAGGGTTTTGTAGAAGCAGAATTAGATCGacgagttctttctttctttgtcctCTGCTCAAATGCATGTGACTCTGTCATAAAGTGTATGGCACCATTTTTCCATGCAAagataatctctctctctctctctctctctccagtcGCAGAGTGTAATCCCTAAAGGATATGCCATTTATTTCAACCCCGAAAATTGTATTGTGTTTGAGGGAAAGGGtcggatcccttcctcctaattcaCCAATTCCGGGAATCcaaaccattgaaatttgatccaacagctaaaattattataacttttaaagtgagcctctttttgtagccgtttgatcaaatttcaatggctcaGATCCCCAGACTTGGtagattaggaggaagggatccagagaggatcatTTTCCAAGTTTGATGAGAGATTTTTACGGGATGATACATCACGAATCACAATATAATGTGACGTGATGTACCACTCGCGTTTCGagcacaataaaaaaaaaagttttaatgaaaagcccacagtactgttcactgtaacgaaaaaccacatttttacactaaaaagtcaaacctgttactattcactttaccctttattttgttattatcgttaaaactcaaagttttcaagctattttcattagttttccttaaaaataaaattgtgttTGAGAATCAAACTTAACAAAGGCTTCTCGATCAACAAGAAATGGGGATGACAATGTGGCCATTGGCATTTAGAGATTTTATTTGTTGTGGACGGAATATCTATGAATAAAAATGTAATTcttattatatatttgtatCATTCATTTGTATCATCTATCTAATGAAAATGAAACTCACATGTGTTGGCGAGCTTTATATCTATTAAAGAAATGAGACAAATAAATGGTAAGTATATGAAGACTAAATTTGCtccattttcttttcattttttatatcattaaataattttatgcggaatatatttagaaaataatttttatatcAATAACGTGTTTTGCAGATTGAGGATGTCCTCTGCCCAACGTTTTTGAATGAGATTCCTAAAATATGCGGAATAGTTAAGTTCCCTTATTTTATGTAGGCGATCTATATTTATAATTAACCTGCAATTTGGCTCAAAGCTCctcaatttctttcttttgacGCTTGAGAATAGTAGCATCTGTTAGAATCTGTCAGGAAGGACATATTTGACATTCGCAAGGACAcgcacactctctctctcccttttctaTTTGGTTGTCTACAACTCTCTAATATCCCTCTGTAAACTGAAAATCAGTTCGGAGAAAGAGGAATCCTCAGTTCGGAGAAAGATGAATCCGTACTAGTTTGAGATAATTCTGGACGACAGGAGCAATCTGACGGAAAGTTAGAAGAAACTTTGAAAAAACACGTGGAGGAGATTGGTCAGTGTAGGAGAAGAAAGTGAATTCGTGTCCCTTTTTTGTATGCGTTGAGGGGTGGAGTGATCCTTTGCTCACTTTAAACGTGCGGTAGgaataaaacacaaacattaATAATTGAGAAATTAGAATTATGGAGAAGGAATAAAACTAAATTAACCACAACAGAAATTGTGTTACCGACTTTGTCAAAGGACTAGTTCTTGTTGGTTTTTTGCCAATTTCATCTTCTCCCCGAGGCTCCAGCAAAACAATTCAATTTGTTCTCTTCagattcttttattttgtgttttattcACATCTCCTCCCGCAAAACTGCTTCATATCCCACGTTTGCTTTTATTTTCATGCATGTTTGCGTTCCACAAAACTGCTCCCATTACACGGTTCAAGCCTTCAACTGCAGAATAACAGTTTTAACTGTAAACGTATTaggtttcttttttattttttactcaaTTACTGAAAGCAGTTTGAAAACTGCAGTGAAAGCAAAATTGAGAAAGTAAACGAAATAATTTAAACTGAAATGATAAAGAACTTATAAACCAAAACGTACGGACAATTTCTTGCCGCTAGATTTCCAAGGAAGCAAAATCTTCAGCTGATGCAAAACCTATGTTGATTGGTTGGTttttgtaagatcccacatcgccctgGGAtgaggatcttgtaagccttatatgtatattctcatctctacctagcacgaagctttttgggagctcgctggcttcaggttctgtagaaactctgaagttaagcgagaatgagTCAGgtcattcccaggatgggtgacctattgggaagttctgctcatgtgagttcccataaacaaaattgtgagggtgtggtcagggcccgagatgtggtggagcccgggtcaggatgtgacaatttggtatcagagccaattcatggccggaagtgtgccaatgaggacgtcgagcccctaagagggtggattgtaagatcccacgtCGCTCAAGGGcgaggatcttgtaagccttatatgtatattatcatctttacctagcacgaggctttttgggagttcattggcttcgggttccgtcagAACTTCAAAGTTAACTGAGTTCGcaacgagagcaatcccaggatgggtgacccactgggaagttctcgtgtgagttcccataaacaaaaccgtgaggacatggtcgggacccaaagcggacaatatcgtgctacagcagAATCAAGTCCGAGATGTGACAGTTTTAATGAAACTGTccttgaataaaaaaataaaataactgaAGTGGAGTGGTTGTATTGAGGAAAACGTGGgagtagtgtgtgtgtgtagagagACGAAAAGGGAGAAGAAGGGGTCGTGGGTTTttatcttctcttttctttttctttttttcttttttctaatttttaattctctttttgtttaacatatttttcttttttgtttttgacaaaagtATTCCAGCtattttgtttctattattTGAAGCTAgttgtagattttttttttgtggggctttatagtccttttttttttgtgaagctTTGAGACACTAAAATATTCTTCTGGCTTTCTAATATtaaagattaaagattaaaaatattattggtGCAAATGTGAGtactttcttttaaaaaaaatacttgaaatGTTGTTTGATGGAAGAACAtgaaaatgattttttattacttAACGAcacttttaacttttttttattatcaaacaaTGTCAAAAATAATTTGTCTTAATAATCTAACAATGCTTTTAGTTATTTCCAAACATGTCTAGTTAATTATCGGTAAGTGAATATGAACCTGAGCGTTAAAGAGCATATACACTCTTTCGACCACAATTAAACCGTAGCTTTGAAAAATCATTATTAAAATTAGCAAAaagcacacactttgtgtgtgaacaatttctcttaataagtgcatttttttctatactattattaagagaagcctcattgtcaacttttttctcttttttttcctattttggcctccttatgtaaatattgtgtatcaaaagtgttattaagagaagcctccttgtcaacttttttgtcctattttgtcctcattatgtaaatattgtgtatcaaaagtgagggtaaaattgaaaaaataagtatatgattgtcattttcttaaaaataaaaaaaagggtaaaatagGGATATaattgtcattttgtcaaagggtataaaattactattttgccctccttttTTGTCAAtagtgtgtatcaaaagtgagggcaaaataggaaaaaagggGAAAATGTTGACAATGAGGGTTCTCTTAATAATATAGAATAGATATAGATAATAAGATTAGACAATAAAAACAGATGTGTCGATAACATCAatcttattaaaaataaaaaaaataaaaaataaaaactcataatccgacaaggaagaaaagaactatgaaatcaaaaaaaaaatcttttgatATAGGCGCCTCAGTTTTGAATTTTCTAGATCAAACATCCATGTCTTTTAGTGATttgattaaacttttttttgtcGTAATTTTGTGCTATATGCACATTATATTGTAACAAATTTCCTCTTATCTAGCCTTTTGATTACACTCACCTCTGTTAGAGATAattgtaaaaaaagaaaaatggttagattcaatttattttcacaataatGCTACAATTTAGCAATAATTATCTACGGTTTAAgatattttctttccaaaatagtttaaaatatttttaaatcccCAAAAATCAGACGTACCGAAATAAGTTTTTGGTTAGTACATTAAGAGAAAATAGGATTGAGAATAATATAAACGTACCAATACACaatgtgtacaaaataaaacgtaccaaaataaaaataacgtaccaatattaacaatctgtatcaaatcaaacgtaccaaaattgcaaataaacgtatcaattaatgatttttgtaaattcaaacGTACCCACAAATAATATATACGTAATGTATTATACCTAATAATAATTTGTCAACAACTATGcttaaaaaaacagcaaaaaaaatataatttcacaaaaaaatattgaaaaaaaattacacaaagcttttatgttgatcaccaactatttgaaaaagaaaaaaccatttggaaaaagaaataatattaaatgtttgcataacaaaaaaaaactatgatcgaaaaaacatatttggaagaagagaaaatatagtttaattactaatattttcattaaataagaaaaagtgCATCATGCATATAAAAGAATAcattcaaaaattattttaattttaaaaaataaagatgattattgatcaaaacaatttaatcaaattttaaaaagaaactGATGTTTAATCTAAATAATATAGAAAAAAGTATAGGGATtctaatttttcaaaaaaaaaaaaaaagtgagaacGAAAAGTATATAAATTGCAACTTTCTTCTCGGCTGTTTCTTCCCCTTCAGCTCTCTCAGCGATGGAGTCCAATTTCTCACCACAATCTTCGGCTCCATTGCCCAAATCTAGGGTTAGGGTTCTTTCAGTTATGcgattctccttcttcttcctcttctttctcaaTTTCGCCGCCACAGCTTCCGCCTCTGTACCCCAAATCCCAAAATTCGATGCCCTATACTCCAAGCACTGCAATTCCATTGTCCCCAAATCGGACACTGATCCCTCCAAATGGTTCGTCACCAACCTCTCCATCGCCGACATTGGCTTCGGGAACGGCTACTTCTCCGGCGGCGATCAGCTTTTCGGTAACCTGAACGGCTTCAATTACCTGAGGACTCTCTCCTTTTTTGCCAACGAGGTGCGTAAAACCCTAACCGAAGGGATTTTCGAAGTCCG carries:
- the LOC103446409 gene encoding clavaminate synthase-like protein At3g21360; this encodes MALTMVEIPEQKLYDGNRFPAVISPTPTPAAAATPRLTETIQANKQYIQDQLLKSGAVLFRGFPVNTASDFNDVVEAFGYEENPYVGTAPRTKIVGRVFTANEAPPDHKIPFHHEMVLYPEFPSKLLFFCEIEPVSGGETPIVLSHIVYERMKDKHPQFVQKLEEHGLIYTKVLGQDYDPSSAMGRGWKSTFGTEDKNIAEQRAAKLGYVLEWLDDGVKTIRGPIPGIKCDSSTRQRKVWFNNIMAVYLGWKDDARNSDPEKALAFGDGSPLAADVIYDCQKILEDESVAIPWRKGDVLLLDNMAVLHSRNPCTTPRRVLASLCK